Below is a window of Populus alba chromosome 2, ASM523922v2, whole genome shotgun sequence DNA.
TAATGTTATTGCACTAAAGAAACCTCATACCCATACATTGGAGAGTGGTGTTATTGCACTAGAAGGACCTTTGGTCAATCTCTTAGATAATGATGTTATTACACTAAAAAAACCTTTGGTCGATCCATTGAAGAGTGGTGTTATTGCATTAGGGTCACCAAGTTCATCCCTTGAAGAGTGATGATATTGCACTAGAGAGCCATATACTCATCCTTTAAATAGTGATGATAATACATTAGAAAAACCTCATAACCATTATTTACAGAGTAGTGTTATAGCATTAGAGAGGCTTCATATTCATCCCTTCTAATGAAAATTGTGCAATTGATCTAGAAAGGCTTCAGATCCATCCCTTCCAAAGATTGTGCAATCATATTAAGGAGGCTTTATGTTAATCCCTTCCAAAGAGAATTATACAATCACACTAGAGAGACGTAGATTCATTCTTTTCAAAGGGAATTATGCAATCACACTAGTAGGTGAAACTCGCCTTTTGTGTATCATCAGATCCCTCTAAGTCTCATTGACACCTTTTGGCATGTATAAGCCACCATAAAAGTTATTTATGGGCGTAGCCTTAGGGTATAGTCGTGGGTCGTAGACATAGCCGTAGATGTAGCCACAGGCGTAGTTGTTAGCATAGCCATAGATGTATTCGTGGGCATAGTCGTAGACATAACCGTGAGCATTACCAAGGATGTAACTGCTTGTGTAGCCATGTGGGGGCATAATTGTGGGCATAAATTCTACAAGGGCATAACTACTAGGATGTCATTGGCGCAGCCGTAGACACGATCACTAACACTAGCCACTAGAAGGGCTTTTGAGAAATATGAATAAACTggctttttatttagtttccaCAAATGGTGTCAATGATGAGGTcctaaaaaaatccatgtagcTTAGAAGCATGACTTATATATTGGATAATCAATTCATTTCTTGGTTCTAGCAATCCAATCAATTCTCTCTAGCCAAGGTGATTGGTAGCTTCCACCTCGTGCCTGGTAAGTCAGGATGACTAGTGGCTAGTactttcaaaaagtttttttttttataaaattaaagactTTCATATGCTTAagtaaatatctttttagagaaagaaagtgcaattatattttaaagagataGATTCTAAAATatgtattctaaaaatattgagaatgaAGAGATTATGATCTTGGAACTCGAAGGATTCATGGGGTATTTATAGCTTAtgtcttattattttatagagaaaaaTGGTTGAATTATTTCAtccttaaaatattttgaattatattttactcaaaataatatgtattggattaatataaaatattaagaaatctACATGGAGtcctgaaaaattatcaaagaacTGTTGGGCTCAAACAAGTTGCCTAAACCATTTGGAGCAGAAAATTAATCTAGATACATTTCCTGAAGCTCATAGTCATTGGGGATTTTAAGctagttaaatttaaatttatcaccTCCAATAAACTTTAAAGAAGTGTGATGCTTCAGTTTCGTTCTAGAGGTATAGAATTAGTTTTGCTAATGGGTATAGAATGTATGGTTAAAGGGTTCTCTTTTCTTTACGCAAGAATTAGTTTTGCTAATGGGTATAGAATTAGTTTTGCTAATGGGTATAGAATGTATGGTTAAAGGGTTCTCTTTTCTTTACGCAAACAATTGGTAGTACTTCTTTTCACTCATGCTAGGGGTGATATTTTTAACCATTtgttttgacttgaaaaaactTCATTTGCTCTGCCTTGCAATTGCATTTGTACAAgcacttgtttatttttatgttttaaaaatatttttgatgtttttaatttttttttatatttttaaattattttaatatataaatattaaaaataatcgcTAAAATAGTTACTACTGCATTAGGATTTTgagcccgtttggcattgctgccaaaccggtgttttgacaaaatttaatttttttttttgctaaaattgagttacggttgtactttttggatcgttttgatgtgctgatatcaaaaatgatttttaaaaaatgaaaaaatatcatttgcatgtatttcggcacgaaaagctatttgaaaagcaaccgctaccacactgctaaACACGCTCTTTATCATATGTGGTATGTGACATAGTCATGGGTATAACCAAAAACATAATTGCTATAATGTCATTGCaataattgtaaataatgaaTGACATAGCCGCCACCACGTTAGGATTTTTTCAGccgttaaaaatgcttttgagaTAATCTAACTTTTTGTTGAGTTGTCATAAATAGTACCAGGTAGTGGGGGTGGCTCCCgctaacattaatttttttggcataaaaaatattaatatttaaaagtgttaattTTATCTGTAAAATGAGAATTCAGATTCTTAAGACTATCTACAACgcttaatctaatattaatatttttaatattaataataatattaaatttgttagatccaaattcttataattttttatacttttaaattaaatttacggtttttctttgataataataatttttttaaaaaaacattattaaatataataataatcataacaataataataacaataagaataaaaataaaaactaataattataaaCTTGGATTTGGCTTCCCGACCCAAGTTTCTAAAATCtgttaatctaataaaaaaaataaaaataacaatatttataataataaaaataacaataataataataatgttaaatttatttaatctaagttcttataatttttaattttttcaaataaaattttatgatttttctacaataataataatatttttttaaaaaaattaataataataaaaatattaataataaaaataacactaataattataattataataaaaacaacaacaacaacaataatttttaattttactttttaaatcaaatctatTCATACTAACCGCTGTTCATATAATGGAGCGTAAGCTCAAACATCATTTGAGTTACGTTGATGCTTACGTTAGAAATTGTTCTTGGATGCTCAAACATCATTCACTTCCTCTATTTATGGCAGTTTCCTTTTACTTGCTAGGCTGAGCCGAGAACTCGTACACACACTGAGTCCGTCATTCTTGAGAAGCAATTAAACAAGAACAAAGAGAGATGGCAACACTGAAAAGGATCAAGCTGGGGTCACAGGGTCTTGAAGTATCAGCACAGGGACTTGGATGCTTGGGCATGTCTGCCGACTACGGCCTTCCAAAGCCTGAATCGGACATGATCGCCCTCATCCACCACGCCGTCAACACCGGGGTCACTTTACTCGACACCGCCGATGTCTATGGACCCCACACCAACGAAATCCTTCTGGGCAAGGCCTTGAAGGCGGGAGGATTACGACAGAGAGTTGAATTGGCCACCAAATTTGGCCTCAGCATTAAGGATGGCACTTTTGAGGTTCGAGGGGATCCTGCTTATGTGAGAGCTGCTTGCGAGGCCAGCTTGAAACGCCTTCAACTTGAGTCCATTGATCTTTATTACCAACATCGCATTGATACCAGCGTTCCTATTGAAGCTACGGTATttctctttaattgtttttgtttctgaaTATTGTTCTGATTAATCTTGATCGTTCGATGGCGATGATGATAGTGGCAGAGTTaggattttttaaatgaggggacaaattactaataaatatttgatattatatattaaaattacatgtgttatatatagaaattaatttgaaatatgtaagttaagtaaaattaatttaagaatacttttaaaataaaaaacttacattataattgttctcttcaagatttaatattttaaaaatgtttcataatgattttatttttaatctcattaaaaatatctttctcaatatatacaacaaattttcatttatttattttaaatttttcaaggaTTAGAAAAGTTCTTGGCAACAATTTTATGCTGATATATTGTATATAACATCTAAAATCATAGCTTAAAAGGATTGTCACAAATTAATGTTGCTCTTGCTAGCTTGTTGTCTTGTACAagtgaattaaatataaatattaaatatattttttaatttatttattatattcttaatttttttagttgttatgtacttcatttttaattattagtaaatttattatcaccatttttcatataaaattcataataaaatacttatcaattcatcaaaattcatttcatttcatatcTATTAGCATATAATATTATCCATACacattaattcaacaaacccataaattattataaatccctaatattttcaataactaattataaaaaaataaaactaaaattatataaggaaacaaatagaaaaataacatagctttatattagttttgattaactctttttttattatattatgtttGATTTAGCTATTAAATctctatatttaatttaatttaaatgttgatttatctactattaatttatataaattatttaaaaaagtaacaTAGTGTTATACCATGAAATAATTAAAGTGGATCGATAGTAGCATTGTTTAATCGGACTATCAAAAAAAGAACTAAGAGCATTCATCCTTGTGTTTTTACCTTGCCATTAAATGCTTCTCTTGTTGTGGAGGGTTGCTAATTAGAAGGGGAAGGGGCAATTGCCCCACTTGGCCCGTACGTGGCTCCGCCATTGATGATATGATAGCTAGAGAATTTTCTCTTACTTGATGATATATTTTCCCGAATCTGTAACACGAATATCCAAAAATCCTAAAACTTCAGCATAAACCCACTATAGCTATAGATTAGACACGGTACTGATGATACCGTCATGCTTATTATGTGCATTGACATCTTGCAATGGTCTCTTTCTTAGCTGGATTCTGACAATGCTACTATTGGGTACTGTCCCTGCATTCTAGCTGAAAAATGTCTTGCAGTTGTGTACTCGTAACTCTTTTCTTTGCTAGATGGGGGAACTCAAGAAACTAGTTGAAGAAGGTAAAATAAAGTATATAGGTCTGTCTGAGGCCTCTGCTTCAACAATCAGACGAGCTCACGCTGTTCATCCGATCACAGCCGTGCAGTTGGAGTGGTCACTGTGGTCAAGAGATGTGGAGGAAGAGATTGTTCCTACCTGCAGGTGAGGCATTGATGAGAAAAACTAATTTCCTTTGGAGATCAAAATAACCCAAACCTTAGGCTGTTTATGGGATGCCTTAGATATCCAGATTCTGATCTTATCATTCTAATGGTTCAGAGAACTTGGCATTGGGATTGTTGCTTACAGTCCTCTAGGACGGGGATTCCTTTCCTCCGGGCCGAAGTTGGTTGAGAGCCTTATAGATGGTGACTTCAGAAAGGtaggttcttttcttttttaacatagAGTTTGTGATCTGTGTAATACATGTCCAGTAAATAAC
It encodes the following:
- the LOC118043926 gene encoding probable aldo-keto reductase 2, which gives rise to MATLKRIKLGSQGLEVSAQGLGCLGMSADYGLPKPESDMIALIHHAVNTGVTLLDTADVYGPHTNEILLGKALKAGGLRQRVELATKFGLSIKDGTFEVRGDPAYVRAACEASLKRLQLESIDLYYQHRIDTSVPIEATMGELKKLVEEGKIKYIGLSEASASTIRRAHAVHPITAVQLEWSLWSRDVEEEIVPTCRELGIGIVAYSPLGRGFLSSGPKLVESLIDGDFRKRLPRFQPENLEHNTQLFERVKEIAARKQCTSSQLALAWVHHQGDDVCPIPGTTKIENFNQNVGALSVKLTPEEMAELESIASSDAVRGDRYGDDLSTFKDSDTPPLSSWKAV